The Cervus elaphus chromosome 9, mCerEla1.1, whole genome shotgun sequence genomic interval GAAGGCTAAACCCAGACCCCTGAGCTCAGCCCCTTGGGAAGCCTGGGTTCACATCCTGCTGAACCACTCTTCAACTGGATGGCCCCATGTAAGTAGCGGCCTctgtctgcacctcagtttctcatctgtaaaatgggtcatGTGATGTATCTATGAGGTGATGGCACATCAAGAGCTTTCTTAGCACAGAACATTCTTATTGTTCTTGTTATTCTTGGCTCTGATGTGGCCAGTTCAGAGAGGGTACTGAGACCTGGGAGCTGCCTGGCCTAACCTTCCTTCCTTATAGCCCAAGGATGGTGACCTGGGCATCTCCCAGTGGGGGAGAGGTGGGCCTGGGAAGCTCTGCCAGCCCCTTTGGCATTTGTTCATCCAATAGGTATTAATCAGGTGTGTCCTGTACCCCGGCACCACACCCGGTCCTGGGGATACAACAGGAAACCAGATTGTCCAAGGTGGCTATCCTCAAGGCAGTgacaaaaaaatcattaaatgaaaGCTGGCGAGTGTGGTGGGGTGGAAGCTATGGAGGAAAGGCAGGGAAGGGGACTGGGGAGTGACGTTTTAAGAGAATGGCAGGGGTTGGCCTCCTTGATCAAGTGCCACCTGAGGGGCCACACAGAGGAAATGAGAGCAGGAACCAGGTGGGTACCTGGGGAAGAACCTTCCAGGTAAAGGGTAGTATCATGAGGAGGCCCACGTGTCTGGAACAGAGTGAATGAGGGGGAAAAAGAGgggaggtgagggcagggaggggacggAGCAGGTCATGCAGGGCCCTGTGGGCTCCGGACTTTGGAGGTGGGAGCCCTATGAGCGGGTGGAAGCTGGGGGGAACCCACTCCGGGTGCTCACAGGCGCCCTCTGGCGGCTTAGAGGAAAACAGCCAGTTCGTCGAAGCTGAGACTAAACATAGGAGCGCCTGTCTGGGGTCGTGGAGCCGCGAAGCGGTAAGAAGCAGCAGGAATCatggcacacacacataaaatttcTCATCAAGGAAAAACTTTTCGCTGGGGTCTTGAGCGACCATGTCCGCAGCCCCTGGGGTGCCAGAGCCTAAGACCAACGCTTGGGCGTCCCTGTGGTTTCCAACTGGAGCATCTAGAAAGAGACGCTGCGTCTTCTGCACTGCACGCACACTGAACTCACTGACACGACTCCCCGGGACTGTATTCTGGGTCTGAGCGCAGCCCCTCCTGGCCTTTCCACCCCAGAGCCTGGAGCGGCTGGGCCCCCAGAGGCAGTGCTTCCACAGGTGGGGACAGGAAGCACGATAAAGGGAAGAGTGGGGAGAGACTCCGCGATTTCTGCCTTGCTCTGCCCTCAGGCTCAGGCAGGCTCTTGTTCCGGCGTGCCTGCAGGGTGCTctggccccctcccccgccagccTGTCCCAGGGTACGAGATGTTGGCTGAGTTCTGATCCCAGGCATTCCCGTGACCCTCTCCCTGAGGTGCTCCTGTTACTGTCTTCCTGTGGAAAAGGCAGCCCAGAGAGGTTACGTGACCTGCCGAGGTCACCAGTCCTGAGGCTTTCTCAGGTATGCCCTGACTTCccaggtcaccagggaagcttggggtTTGGGACCATCGAGGTTTGCGACTCCCCAGGCTGCCTTCTGCATAGTGCCTGGGTCCCCTGGGCAGCCCTGCTCTGAAGGACCCTGTTCATGCCGTACCTTGGGCGAGGGGCCCAGGACAGCATTGACTCTCCTCCGTCTGACTCTGCCATGGGTCTGCAGCACCCTGGGGGCCGCTGTGCAGGCCCTGTGGGTGGATGtgggcagcatgtggggtcttggcTCTGGGGCACTGCCCACTTCTGGCCCAGGGAGCCTCActcaggcccctccccacccctccccccagtgGTGCTCATCGGGGACTCGGGCGTGGGGAAGAGCAACCTGCTGTCCCGCTTCACCCGCAACGAGTTCAACCTGGAGAGCAAGAGCACCATCGGCGTGGAATTCGCCACCCGCAGCATCCAGGTGGACGGCAAGACCATCAAGGCGCAGATCTGGGACACTGCTGGCCAGGAGCGCTACCGCGCCATCACCTCGGCGTGAGCAGTGGGGCCAGGGGAGAGGGGGATCGTGAACACAACCCTGAGAGCAGGAGGCGCAGGGTGGAGGGGCAAGATCCCTGGGAGCTGTGGGACCTGCTAGAAGGCTGGTGCCCAGTCTTGGCCATGCTGTGACCCCCAGGTGGGCACGCCCCACAGCCCCTCTGACCCCAGGTCTTGTTGAGGTATTGCCGTGTCGCTGGGCACTGGCTGCACGGTGGAGGCTGTCATCGTCAGTCTTGGCCTGAGCCACTCtcctctgcctgctccccagCCTGTCTGCTCAGCCCGCCAGCCCGCCATCGGTGCTCACACCAGGCCCCACTCCATCCTGGCCTCCCGGTGGCCACCCAGCCATCATGACCCCCTCGGGCTGCCTCTTCCCTGACCCTTCCAACTCCCATCAGCCACTTGCTGCCTCCTGGATTCCTTTCACTGAGGCCGGGTCCCCCTCTTCTTGATCTCTCAGACTGAATGCCTGTCCATCCGTCTCCTTGGTGCCCTGGACAGGACCGGCCACAGTGGGCACTAGAGCATCTTCCCTTTCCATGTGGTGGTCTTCTCCTTTTAGTGGCTGACCCCAGGAGTGTCTTCTGACCCCAGacccccagctccctcctcaGGCCTCCCCATTCCTAAGTTGAATCTGGGGGGTGGAGCTGGGGCGTCAGGACATGCACCCCTCTCTCGAGGCCACGTAGGTCACCCCTCAGGCTAAGGAGCCGCTGCCCATGgagcctgggaagccccctcggGCACTGGCTCAGCTCGCGCCTGGCCGCGCCCCTTCATCCTCACAGGTACTACCGTGGCGCAGTGGGCGCCCTGCTGGTGTATGACATCGCCAAGCACCTGACGTACGAGAACGTGGAGCGCTGGCTGAAGGAGCTGCGGGACCACGCGGACAGCAACATCGTCATCATGCTGGTGGGCAACAAGAGCGACCTGCGCCACCTGCGGGCTGTGCCCACCGACGAGGCCCGCGCCTTCGCAGGCAAGTGCCCGCCAGACCTGAGGGGTGGCCAGATGGCGGCTGGGGGGGTCACTCTGGGTCATCCACTCTGGCCAGGGCCTCAAGGGGCCATGCTCCTGAAAGCCGGACTCTGACTGAGGCGTCAGAGAAGCATCTGGAAGGCAGGCAAGGCAGTTGGCCCACACTGGGTGTGTCTTCTGTGCCTGTGGCCACAGAGCCAGCCTCCCCTCCCTGAGAGTAAGTATCCTGTCCTACCCCTTTGGCCCCCGACCTTCATCTCCTGGGCCAGGTGAGTGGGCAGGTAGGCAGGGTCCCTAGAAGAGGGTAGGgtgccccctaccccacccccaccagctgaCTCACCTGGGCCATATCCTCTCTTCCAGAAAAGAACAACTTGTCCTTCATTGAGACCTCAGCCCTGGATTCCACCAACGTGGAGGAAGCGTTCAAGAACATCCTCACAGGTGGTCACAGGCCCAGCTGGGGTCCCAGAGGGTGGGCCTAGGCAGGGCCCCAGCCACCCTGGTCACATGCTCCAGAGCACAGCCCCCAAACCTTCTTTCGTGAAAACCACTGTTCAGTCTGGACATGGGGACATACAGGGCCTGCTCCACAGCATGAGGCCAGGTCCCACCCATGTGTCACTCAGAACGCAGGGACCCTCCTGCAAGTGGGCCCTGGGTAGCTTCACTAGATAACAGCCTGCAGGGGCAGTTGGGGAGGCATGTGGCCTCAGGGACTtggagcccccaggcttctcgaAATTTCTCCTTTGGAAAAGAAGGCCTCTGATCTTACAGAACCGAGTGGCCCTGGCTGGGAGGTACATCTGCAGACAAGTGTGGGTCCTTCTGTTCCCGGGTACACAGCTAGCCTTGGGGATTGGGGGAACCTCCGGGAGCCCATTAGGGGGCGCCCAGGGCACAGTGGAAGCCTTTGGGAGGGATTTCAACTCAGCATCTgggagggctgcctggaggaagGGACATCCAGAAGAGTACTGCGGCCTCACCCGGtgcttccctccccccaccccgtaGAGATCTATCGCATCGTGTCACAGAAGCAGATTGCGGACCGCGCAGCACACGACGAGTCCCCCGGAAACAACGTTGTGGACATCAGCGTGCCGCCCACCACCGACGGACAGAAACCCAACAAGCTGCAGTGCTGCCAGAACCTGTGACCGCCCCGCGCCTGTTCCGAGCGTGCGTGCACGTCCCGGCCCTCCGCCCCCCTCACTGCCCCGTCCCCACCCTCCCGCCCCTCTGTGACTGGCTCCCGCCCTCCCCTCGAGCTCCGCACGAAGAACCAAACCAAGGAAAGCTGGGAGCCCCTGGCTGCTGCACCTGCTCTCCTTGGGTTCCAGTGGGCCTCTCATCTCtgcggggcggggagggtggtAGGGGGAAGGGCGCGGGCCAGAGGCCAGGAGGATGAGCAGCAGGCTCCTCCAGTTTTCCACCGCTGCCTGGGGGAGCGATCGCCGCCCTCCCTCTCTGGTGGGTTCCCACCCAGAACCCCACTCCCGGCTGATTCAGCCGGACGAGCAAGGCGCCGGGGGCCGGGCAGGCGGACACTCTTGGCTCTCAACCTCCTGCTCGCCCACGCACAGCCGGCACCACGCACGCCTTCAAGCTCTCCCGCGCGTGCGCGACTCAAGCTCCTGCCTGTAGATTTATGCTGGGAgaagcccctctccccacctccccctcctttTTGCACGCAGCGCGCTCTCCAGCCTTCACCCCATCCCGTGCCCCCCTCTCTGTCTTGTCTCCCCGTCTGGTCAGGAACCTGTTTGCAAGTGAAGCAATATCTCCGTGTTTTGTATATACAACCGCTCTTGTAGCCTTTGGTTTTTTGTTATTGTAGAGAAACACAGATTCTTTATACACTTTGTAAGATTTACGCCAAACCCTAGCTCTCGATCTCTTATTCTCCCTGTGGCCCCTGCACTGTTGCCCGGATGCCTCGTTTCTCTCGCCCGGTTACTAAAATGTATAATTCGAACTTCCTGTACAGAAACCTGCCGCTGCgcctttgtcttctttttctccgCCAGGCGGCGCTCCTGAGCTGGAATCGCACTGCAGGCGCCCACCGCCCCGTGGCTCAGCCCCTGCCCACGACAGAGCAGAGCCCACGGTGGTCCTGGGGTGGGTGAGGGTGTGGTTTGGGTGGACCCTCTCCCTGCCGCCccgaggcagggagggagggaggaaaggctGGGGGTTGGGCAGTTAGACTCCCCGGCACTAGGACTGCCAGCCCTAAGACCTGAGGGTGTGAAGGGGTGGGCTGTGTCCACTGCTCCCCGTTCTCAGCCCCCAGGTTGGGGTTCACTGCTGACATTCTACCGCCCGCCTGGCCTCCTCCTCAGCTGTCACCTTGCTCGATGTCAGCTCCACCCCAGCTCACCCCATCCTAGACCAACCTCTGAGGAGTGACCACTGGGGGGACACCCGTGACAGAGGAGGGACGGGGGGCGCTAACAGCTCCTCTGGGTCTCCTCAGGACGCAGCTTCTGCCCTTGGCCCGTGTGGGCAGGACTGGCCTGAGGGGCACTTCTCACTGTGGAGGGAACAGAGCAGTGGCCTGTCCCGCCCTGATCACgagaccgtgtgtgtgtgtgtgtgtgtctgtgtctgtgtccgtGTCCCCCACCCCATCACCTGAGTGCCTCAGCTCTTCTAGAAGCTCCAGCCTCTGGCAGAAGCCAGATGTGCCCTTGGGCCCTAGGAGAGCCaccagagtgggggtgggggtggcacgCCCTCCAGGCTCTGGCTGCCCTGCCAGGAGGGATGGACAGACCCTGACACATCTCTCCTGGAAGAGCTCAGAGCCCAGAGCCGCAGGGGTGTTCTGACAGGACAGGTGGAGTCAGGGTGTGTGGTCCAGGGGGCCAAGGCCAGTGAGAGAACTGGGGGTCCTGTGGGACTGTACACTCCAGGGCCGAACACACAGCCCCTGGGGGTGCTGACTCCCCTGGGTTTGGACAGGGCAGGGCGTGGAGAGGATGGATGGTGTAAGGAGGGCTCAGGAGGGCCAGGTAGTGATGAGGCACCAGAAGGGTGTCCGGCGGTCAGAAGGTGAAACCTGGGAATTCCCcggcagtacagtggttaggattccttgcttccactgcaggggggcacagattcgattcctagtcagggaactaagatactgccTTGCAAGCAGCGTCCctaaccgcccccccccccccccaaaatcaaGTCTTTCTGGAGCCTCTGTGATTACCCAGGCCTGGGGCACATACCTGAGAACAAGAATATGTGTCCCTGTGGCCTTGGGGGGGTCACAGTCCTGCAATGCTGTTTTGGTTACTCTTCAGTGATTTAATAAGCACAGTGTTttctctctgtgccaggcactgttcttaagtcttttttttttaatggtaaaatacacataattacCATAAAATACACATATCATAAAGCatgccatcttaaaaaaaaaaaaaaaaaaccgtctTAACTATTTAAGTATAtggttcagtgacattaagtatcATATTgtccaaccatcaccaccatccatctccaggacTCTTCACCCTACAAAACTCAGACTCTGTCTCCACTAAACACTAACTCCTcattctccctcctccagcccctgtcaGCCACCATtcaactttctgtctctgtgaaattAACTCCTCTAGGGACCTCCTATAAGTGGAATCCATATTTGTGATGGGCTCTTTTAAGTGAGCATCACATCCTCAAGGCTCCTCCACGTTGTAGAGGCGTCACACTGTCCTTCctgtttaaggctgaataatattccattgtatagatattcCATTTCTTGtgcatccattcatctgtggatgggcacttgggttgcttccatcttcTGGCACTTGTGGatcatgctgctatgaacacgaTGGTACAAATATCTGAGTTCcggctttcatttcttttgaatacATATCCAGagaagttccctggtggttcagatgttaaagaatctgtctgcagtgtgggagacctgggttggatttctgggttgggaggatccactgaagaaggaaatggctacccactccagtattcttgcctggaaaatctcagggacagagaagcctggcaggtacagtccatggggttgcaaagagtcaagcatgactgagtgactcacacacacagacacacacacacacagacacacccacacacatatacccggaagtgaaattgctgaatcacatggtaattctgtttaattttttgtggCATTGTGTTAACCTAAATAAACTGATACATAAAAGAACatgatgccacacaaaaaaataaGTCTTTTACATGTCATTTATATACTATTTACAGCAGTCCTAGGAGGTAGGCATAACTTAATAGCCCCAATTTAGAGATGGGGAACAGAAGTGAGTGACACCCCAAGGGTCCCACGATTAGTAAGAAGTGAGCAGATTTCAACTTTGGAGCTGGGTTTGTAGCCACCAAGCTGTGGGGCTTTACCCAGTTTAGTGAGTGTCTACCACAAGCCAGAAAGCCCTAATAAATGGAGAAGATGCCCAGATTAAAGGCTGGGAAGAAGcataccaaaattaaaaaaattatggaaaaatttAACACATATAAAAGTGGACAGACTAGTTTAATGAATCCCCATCAGCCCATCACCCAATTTCAACCCACCTAATTTCACCCTAATCTCCTGTTTGCAAATCCCCAACATGCTCTAGCTATCAATATTTCTGTATGTTTATCTAAAATACAGGCTTTTGAACATATCACCTCAATACCATCATCCCACCTAAAGAAATGAGCAGTCCCTAATATCATCAAAGAGCTAGTGTTTACTTTTCCTGATCTTATAATTTGTTGATGATTTATTTGACTCACAGTCCACTGGCTCCAACTAGTTGACTCGTCTCTTTGATCTCTTTTAACGTACACATTCTCCCCCTCTGATCcctctgttttcttgccttttttttcttttttgcctttacaatgtttattttctatttttttttaatttttaaatttcatatatttgctttggtctgcactgggtcttgttgctgtgcacagatttttctctagttgtagtgatcaggggtttctcttgtggagcccAGGTTCtaagtgcatgggcttcagtagttgcagcaggcaggcccAGCAGTTGTGGCGCATAGGCTTCGTTGCTCCAGGGCacctgggatcttcccggaccagggatcaaacctgtatcctctgcactggtccaccagggaagtccctatttttaaaatttttattggagtacagttggtttacaatattgtgttagtttttgctgtgcaGTAAGGTGAGCCAGTTATGATACACATACAACATATATCCACCCTGTTTTACATTCTTctctcatataggtcattacagagtattgagtagagtttcctgcgctatacagtaggttcttattacctattttatgtatagtactgTATGTCAATccaaatctcccaatttatcccccctttttttctgttaaataaaCAGGTCATTTGTATTATAGTTTCTTAGTCTGAATTTTGTTTATGGCATCCCTAGaatgtctttctttttgctttttaaaaattctaggcAAAATTCTCATGACATAAAATTCACCACTTAAGAACTGTTCTCCATCCCTCAGCCCCGGGCAATcattaatctgctttctgtctctatggacaCAGGGTGGCATTTGATGTGTCCCATTGTCCCCCAAATTTCCTGTAGATGAATGTTCAGTGGCAagtggtgtctggctctttgtaacTCCGTGGACTGCttgccagatttctctgtccaccatctcctggagtttgctcacattcatgtccattgggtcaattgtgctatctaaccaactcaccctctgtcgcccccttctcctcctgccttcagtctttcccaatgtcagggtcttttccaatgagtcgacccttcccatcagatagccaaagtattggaacttcagcttcagcatcaatccttccaacgaGTAGATGAATAGTTAGATCTAGAGGTTGATCGGATTTAAGAGTGGACACTTCATAGGTAATATTGTGTACATAACCTGAGGAGGCAGGTGATGTCAGTGCGTTTCTCATTCATGGAGGTAGCAGCTGCTGAGAGGCATCACCTAGATTCATAATCTGTTAAGAGTTACAAACTGATACTATTGTATATTTTCAAATCCTACCCTTCTGCATTTACTCTTTTTTCTAAaagtatttcctttttcatttttattttatttatttttcttattggagAAAAATTATTCTTATTCTTAATGCTTGCAATGCTGTTTGTAAAGTTTCTTCTGTTCAACAATGTGAATAAGCTATAAGGGGATACATACATCCCCTTCCTATTCTTCATTTACTTTTGAAATACATATGGAAAGAGAAATTTCCCTTCATCTATGTGGTTACCTGGAGGTACagatggtatgtgtgtgtttgtgctaagatgcttcagccgtgtctgactctttgtgaccttatggacagtagcccactaggctcctctgtccatggaattcttcagcaaggatactggagtgggttaccatttcctcctccagggcatcttcccgacccaggcatcaaaggcaggcaggttcttagtGCCATTTGGGAAACCCTACAGATGGTATAAGCCAGTGTAAATAATCAATTCTCTATTTGCTTGTCAATTTTcaagtttcataatttttaagattttgagTTGGTTCCCAAGTAGCCTTCAAAAGTGACTGGTGGgttgaggggagggataaattgaaaGGTTgcaattaacatatacacactactaggcttccctggtggctcaactggtaaagaatctgcctgcaatgcaggagacctggattcaatccctgggttgggaagatccctgggggaagggaacagctacccactccagtattctggccgggagaattccatggacagtatagttcatgggattgaaaagagtcagacacgactgagcgacttacacttcaCTCACTCcacttcatatataaaatagataaacaaaggaTAATTTACTGTGTagtacagggagctctactcaatattttgtaataacctataagggaaaagaatatgaaaaagaatttatatatgtctctgtgtgtatgcaACATTCTCTGCCTCCTGATACATGCACAGGGATCACAGCATCACTTTGGTGGTTTCTGTCCCTAATGTGTGAGTCATGAGGAAATATTAGAGAAACGTAAGTTGAGAGGCTTTCTACAAAATAACTAGCCAGTAATCTTTAACAATATCAAGGTCATTGGATTCTGGACAGATACCACATCCAAGATGTGTGCTTGTATCCTCGGTTAGTTCAGTGCTGCAAGCCATGACCGGatccccccgccgcccccagaGCTTTAAGGAAAAAGAACACAGTTCATGGAAGGAACAGActgcctcttaaaaaaaaaaaaaaagccaaaatcttccccccgccttttttttttattccactggcgtatgtctgtttctgtttcctcttttccATTCCTGCTACCACAGAAAACAGTTCAAACCATTTGGAATATCAAGTAACATTGATGttatcattttaagaaaaaaaaatacctattaAAAAGTTTGGGAGAAACTCTGTGGCATGTAGCTCTGAAGTGAGGAGTATGTCTCAGCGCTTTATCCACCTTTAGATTACAATCTTTATGtcatatataccacatatatcactaaataattttaaattatgatcTGAGACAGTCCAGTAATTTAATCTGTCTGTCCTTTTAAGTTAACCGgaattcttttaatttatatCACTTTATCATATCAATGAGTTCAACACCTTGGGGAAAAATTGACAGTATGCTGTAAAAATCTGCTAGTATTAGAGCATAAATCAGCAGATACGGGAATGATATGACTACAGTCTTTTGCATCAGTTGTGATTCTTTCCTAAATCTCATAGCTGCTTATAACTCTAAAGCATACAAATTGGTGTGGAAGAATTTGTAAAAATGGAATTGCCTTAAGCAGTTCAAAGTGAGCAAGTTTTTTGTTATTTGGCACATCAGTGAACAGCTTGCTTTCTTGCATCAGTTTAAACTAAAGAGGCAGGGTGATCTTCTCTCTTTCCTGGTAGTTCCAGAGTAATTCAGAACAGAGAAGTTCCCAAAGTATTTGCAGCTGGCATCTTAAGGACAACCCTCCGTGGTTGTTGGAGTCAACCCACACACTGTGTCTTTAGATCTAATCTCTCCTACCTTATTAACTCTCAGGCTTATTGAATGGCTTCCTTTCAGGTTTGGTTAATTTCTACCCTCGAATACATGTCAATGTATTCTCAATAAGCTGTATTCCCAGCAATCAATAAATggacacacattaaaaaaaaatatcaaggtcatgaaagacaaggaaagaatgAGGAATTGTTCCAGACTGCAGGAGACTGAATTATACAGCAAAATATAACAGGTGATCCTAGAATGGAGTCTGGAGCTTTAAAGAATGTTATTGAAACTTTGAATGGGATTTGGGAACTACCCAGTGATACTGGATCaatattaattttctgattttgaagATAATACTATAATTATGTGGAAGAATGTACTTTACTTAAGAAATAAgccctgggacttccttggtggtccagtggtgaagagtccacctgccaatgcaggggacatgagttccatcccccGTCTGGGAAGATACCACTCTCGAAGGGACAACTAAACCTTCGACAACCACTTGTCAAAGGGACAACGAAGCCACAACTGCTgtgcctgtgtgctgcaactatcAAAGCCCCTGAGTCCCGAGCCTGTGCTCCACTTcaaaagaagccactgccatgagaagcTGGTGCACGacaactagagaatagctccTGCTTGCCCCAGCCAGAGAAAGCTTGAGTACAGAGACAGAGCATGCcccaaaataattaatttttaaaaagaaataaacactgaAGCATTAAGGGCTAATGAGACACCATACATCTATTTTACACTCAGAGGATTCAGAAACATTAACAATTGGGGAATCTGGGCAAAAGTTTTATGGGAGTTCTGTGCATTATTATTTCTGCAACTTTTTCATCGATTTgacattcttttaaaacaaaaaaaaaatttaaaaaattagaaacccAAGTGCATGAAGTTGAACATTTGCTTCGTTTTGATCTGTAATCATTATCTTTATTGAGGGTGAAATTGTCTAATTTGTGGCCAGTGGAAACTTCTCATTGGTTCCCATTGACATTATGTCAATGGTAATGTCTTTGATAACTCCCTTTCTGGTATTTAAAGATGTGCCATGTTCACCTGTACATTTCCTGCCCCTGACTCAGTCTGATTGTTCTTCAATATTCCTAGCGTCTTTCAAATGGAAATGGTATTTAGAGACCACTGTCTGGGCTTACGggccaagtggttcagtggtaaaaaggaaaaaaaaaaaaatccacctgccaatgcaggagacacaggtttgatctctgggtccggaagatcccctggagaaggaaatggcaacccactccagcattcttacctggaaaattccatggacagaggagtctggtgggctacagtccgtggagttgcaaaagagttggacacaactgagcactacTGGGACTGTGGGGTGCTTGTTGCAGACTTTTCAGTGGACAGAGGCAGCAAGTG includes:
- the RAB11B gene encoding ras-related protein Rab-11B; the encoded protein is MGTRDDEYDYLFKVVLIGDSGVGKSNLLSRFTRNEFNLESKSTIGVEFATRSIQVDGKTIKAQIWDTAGQERYRAITSAYYRGAVGALLVYDIAKHLTYENVERWLKELRDHADSNIVIMLVGNKSDLRHLRAVPTDEARAFAEKNNLSFIETSALDSTNVEEAFKNILTEIYRIVSQKQIADRAAHDESPGNNVVDISVPPTTDGQKPNKLQCCQNL